The DNA segment TTCCGCCTCCGCCGATTCCTGCAACTTTACGTTTTGTCCGGTGATATCGCATAACACATCGTATAGAGGCACTAGTGCATAACCAAAACCGAACATCAGCAGGGCCACTATCACCAGTTTTTTAACCAATTTCGTGTTCTTCCGTTGCAACTCCTCGCTCATTGCGAAATCGCCTTCATCACGGCAAATACATATATCGTTAATGCCACCGCTATCAACAGCACGGCGGTCAGGATATTTTTTTTCTTGGTATCCATTTTTTCAGGAACCCCCAACTTTTAAGGATGGGGGTGCAGCCTCATTATTATCCAACCTTAAAAATGCTCGGTCGGAATGCTTGCAGGTGGGGTAGCAAAAGTATGGTATGGAGCCGGAGAAGGCACGGTCCATTCCAGACTGTGTTTGCTGGCATCTTCCCATACTTCGTCGGTTACTTTCTCGCCGGTACCGCCTCTAATGGTATCGATAACGATATAGACGAACAGCAATTGGCTGAAACCGTAAATGAACGCACCAATACTGGAGACCATGTTCCAATCGGCGAACTGGATGGCATAATCCGGAATACGGCGCGGCATACCGGCCAGTCCCAGAAAATGTTGCGGGAAGAACAAAATGTTGACCGAAACCGCCGACAACCAAAAATGCAGTCTACCGATTTTTTCGTTGTACATATTACCGGTCCATTTCGGCAACCAGTAATAACCCGCAGCCATCAGAATGAATACCGAAGCAGGTACCAAGGTGTAATGGAAGTGTGCAACGATGAAGTAGGTATCGTGATATTGAAAGTCAACCGGAGCCACCGACATCATCAAACCGGTGAAACCGCCCATGGTAAACAGCACCACGAAAGCAATCGAAAACAACATCGGTGTTTCAAAAGTCATCGAACCTTTCCACATGGTCGCGGTCCAGTTGAACACTTTCACGCCGGTCGGAATCGCGATCAGCATGGTGGCATACATGAAGTACAACTCGCCGGCAATCGGCAAGCCGACGGTAAACATGTGGTGGGCCCAAACGATGAACGACAGGAAGGCAATCGCGCCAGTCGCATACACCATGGAGGCGTAACCGAACAAGGGTTTACGGGCAAACACCGGAATAATGGTTGAAGCCACGCCGAAAGTCGGCAGAATCATGACATACACTTCAGGGTGACCGAAGAACCAGAAAATATGCTGATACAGCACTGGGTCGCCGCCGCCGGCCGCGTCGAAAAAGCTGGTTCCGAAGAAACGGTCGGTCAACAACATGGTCACCGCACCGGCAAATACCGGCATGATCGCGATCAACAGAAATGCAGTAATCAACCAGGTCCAGACGAACAACGGCATTTTCATCAAGGTCATGGCGGGGGCGCGCATGTTGAAAATCGTCGCAATGATATTGATCGCGCCCATGATGGATGAAATACCCAGCAAATGCACCGCAAAAATAGCGAAGGGCAGGGCTTTCCCGGTTTGCAGGACCAACGGCGGATACAGCGTCCAACCGGAAGCTGGTGCACCGCCTTCCATAAACAGAGTGCTGGCGATCAGTAGCACGCCGGCTACCAACATCCAGAAACTCATATTATTCATCCGCGGCAAGGCCATGTCGGGAGCGCCGATCATCATCGGAATCATCCAGTTGGCCAAGCCGACGAATGCCGGCATCACCGCCCCGAACACCATCACCAGCGCATGCATGGTGGTCATCGAGTTAAAGAAGTTAGGATCGACAAATTGCAAACCCGGCTCGAACAATTCGGAACGAATGATCAAGGCCATGGCGCCACCGACAAAAAACATCGCCAGTGCGAACACCAGATACATGGTACCGATGTCTTTATGGTTAGTGGTAATGATCCATCTTAAAACACCCTTTTCAGGGCCGTGATCGTGATGATCGTGGTGATCATCATGTTCAGCTACGACAGCAGTCATACGTTATACCTCAACAAAAATTAGAAAATGAGTTGGACAAGAAAGCTAAACTTTTACTCATCGTCGTCCCATTTAGGCGTGATTTTATTAGGCTGAATTTCATCACCCACTTTGTTACCTAATTCCGGTGCGTTTCTAATATAAGTAATCAGTTCCGCCAATTCATTGTCAGGCAGTTTACGGAAAGCCGGCATTTTGCTGGTTCCGGCCTGGATGAATCCAATCAATTGATCCATGTTGCCGGTCACTTTGGCGCTATTTCTCAGAGCGGGGAACCAACCGGAAATGCCATTACCGTCAATTTGATGACAAGCCACGCAGTTTTTCAAATAAACCGACTCACCTTTGGCCATTAAAGAATTGTAAGTCTGGTCAGCCAAATCAGCTGGCTGATTTTGTTTTTCGAGAGTTGCTTTGACCCAGGCGTCGTATTGATCCTGTTCCATCGCGATGACCACCACCGGCATGAAGCCGTGATCCCGTCCGCACAACTCGGTACATTGGCCACGATAAGTACCAGGCTTGTCAACATAAGTCCAAGCTTCGTTGACGAAACCAGGATTGGCGTCTTTTTTCCAGCCCAGATCAGGCACCCACCAGGAATGGATTACATCGCCGGAAGTAAACAGGAAGCGGATTTTCTTTTTGACCGGAACGACCAACGGCTTGTCGACATTCAACAAATAATTGGGAACCGAACGCGGGTCCATGCTGCTAACCCGGTGAACTTTTTCGCTGGCTTCGTCAAGATGGCTTTCAAAGTGAACACCGTTATCCAGGTACTCATAATCCCAGTACCATTGCTTACCGGTGACCTTGATGCTCATTTCGGACTCTTGCACCTTGTCCAGATCAATCACGGCTTTAGTCGCTGGAATTGCCATTGCCACCAAAATCAAGGTAGGAATGATAGTCCAGATGATCTCGACAGTGGTATTTTCGTGAAACTGCTCGGCTTTATGACCTTTGGATTTACGGTGATGGTAAATCGAATAAAACATGGTGCCGAATACACCAATACCAATGAACACGCAAATCCAAAGAATGAGCATATGTAGATCATAAACTTCATTACTAAGTTGCGTCACCCCTTTCACGAGGTTAAGTGTGTAGTCCGCCTGCGCGGTTCCGAGGCCCAGGGCCATCAGAACCAAACACGCGAGCAGTTGCTTTGTTTTCTTCACGGAGCAGCCTCCTCGATTGTAGTTATAAACTTGTATGCGTATATCTTATTGTAATTTTGCGGTCTGCAATCGAGCAGACGACTATTCCATTTACCGAAAATTATCACAAATTAACCGGTTAATTTTAACCCATGACTCTTCGCTAAACCAGAAGAGCTTTTCCCGATCTACTAATTAACATAAAAAAGGCCCGCGAATATGCCTATTCGCAGGCCTTTGTTTCCGATTATAAAACTATTTATTTACTTCAATGCTTCGGAATATGCCATATCAAAGGTTGGAATATGACTATCCAGCCAACTTTTCACCATTTGACCCACTTCATCAGTCACTTCTGCTTGACCCGCATGGAACTTTTTTTGCAAATCAGCGCAGATACCAATCAACGCTTCATGCTCTGCTTTATGGCGATCATAACCGCCAAAGCCTTTTGCGACCATTTCCTTTTCTTCGTGAGCAAAATGATCCACCACATAAGCGATCAATGCATCCAGCGATGCGCCAATGGTAGTACGAGGCGCACCGCCGGTGGCATCGTCATATAATTTGTTTAACAGGCCAAACAGGGTTTGATGTTCCTGGTCGGCAAAACCTACATTGGTTCCATATTGCGCAGCAGTCCAAGTGATTAACGCCATAGCATACCTCCGAGTTATTTTTTTAGGAGGCTGCATTGTCATCATAACGACGCCGTTAATTATTGATCTAAATCAAACAATTTTCAGATTCAGAGACTGACACGGGTTGCCAGAAAATCAAAATCAGGTTGTTCCAAATACGGCAATATACCCAGCAACGGCGCCCGGATATGGCCTTGCAAAAATACTACGTTCGCTTGAAGTTCCAACAGATACCGATCGATCCCAACCGCCACCCAGCCGGCACACACCAGTCCCGAAGCCACGATGGCTTGATAAGTTAACCGGGCATGATTGATACAGCCTAAGCGCATGCCGACCACCAAAACCACCGGCAGCCGCAAGGCCATCGCCAATCCGGCGTTGTCCAGTTGTCGGCTCAACGGCGACAGCCAGCCTCCGGCGCCTTCCACCAACACACTATCACTAACGGCATGCAGACTTCGATAGGCTTGCAGGATAACTTCAATTTCAACCTCGACATCACCACAGGCGATATGCGGCGAAACCGGCAATTCAAAAGCATACGGATTGACTGTCCGATAATCCATCGCGAGCGAGGCATGGCGTTGCAGCAATAAAGCATCCTGATTTTTCCAGCCATCCTGTTGCCATTCACAACCCGCGGCCACCGGTTTCATGCCGGTTACCGTCCGGCCTTGTTTCTGCAATGCGCGCATCAACGCCAGACTGGCCCAGGTTTTGCCGACATCGGTATCGGTGCCGGTAATGAAAAACCCTTCCGACATGTTCAGCTCCGAGCTCGCACAAATATAATCTCGTAACTGGCGATGATGTCTCGACCCGTCATTTGTTCTTGATACTGGCTGACCATTTTTTGCAACTGGGCTCTAGTGGTCAACTTGGGATTTCTACCGCGATTGACGTTGTGCGCGCCTATGCCTTTCAATTCCCGCATCAGCGCCCGCACGCTCGGATAAGCCGGTTGATAAAGCCGCCTTTCCAACCGAATATCGCTAAACCCCGCCGCCCGCAGAAAATGCTCCAGGTCATCGGCGGCATGGAAAGTATTGACATGGACAAAATCATCGACCATTGCCCACGCCGCCTTCAATTCCCGCAAGGTTTCGGGGCCGAAGATAGCAAAAACCAGCTGGCTATCGGCTTGTAACACCCGCTTAAAACCAGCGAATGCGGCCGGCAAATCCCGTGCCCACTGCAAGGCCAGATTGGAATAAATGCCCGCGATGCCATGCTTAACAAACGGCAGGTTTTCGGCATCGGCGCACAGATAGCTAGCCGGCATATCCGGGTATTTCCGGCGACTGGCCAGCAACATCGGCAACGCAATATCCACGGCAATCAATTGCCGACCGCCGATAATGGACGCCACCTGATGCGTCAAAAACCCGGTTCCACAGCCTAAATCGACCAACGCCCCTTGCCGCCGTTCCAACGGAAACCGGCGCAGCAATTCCAGCCCCACCCGTCGCTGCAGATCGGCCAAACCGTCGTAACTGTCTGCCGCGGCGGCGAACGAACGCCTGACCTTGGCTTTATCCAGATTCAATTCGCTGCTCATACCATCGGGCCGATGACCGAGATCAGTTGTTCCGCATGGGATAAAAACGGCGCATGCCCGGCCGACTCCAGCAGATGCAGATCGATGCCGGGATTCAGTCGCCGCAACAATAGCCCGCTGGCCGGCGGTATAAGCATGTCCTTGTCGCCCACAATCATGCTGACCGGCAGACGATTGCTCAACATAAACTCGCGCATATCGCTTGTTTTCAAAATCCGCAGACCGGCCAGTAACACTTCCGAACGCGGTGGCGGACATTCTTGCATCGCCAACTTCAATGTCTGCAGCAACTGTTTGCCATGCGACAAGCCGTTGACTTGCAATGCCAAAAATCGAACCAGAGTCTGCTGCACATCACCCTTCAGTAATTCGGCAAAACCGTCCAGAACATCCGCCTTAACTCCCGGCCAATCCTGTTTATCGACAAAATGCGGATTGCCGGCCAACACAATCAGACGTTTGACCCGTTCCGGATAGCGATCGGCCATATCCATTGCCACCGTCGCTCCCAACGACCAACCCAACAAAGTAAATTTCGGCACAGGAATGGCTTTCAGCAAGGCGTCGCTGACTTGGCGCAAGGTATACGGGGCAATCGCCTCGCTACGGCCATGCCCCGGCAAATCGACACAAATCACCTGACAATGCCCCGCCAGCCGCCGGGCGAACTCACGCCAGACGCCGCTATGCATGGCCCAGCCATGTATCATCACTAGAACCGGACCCTGTCCATAAGTTTCGGTATGAATTTGGGTCACGCCATCACCTTGCCCAGCGCATCCAGTAAGGCATCGACTTGCTCAATTTCATGCTCGGCCGACAGCGTCACCCGCAAACGGGCGGTTCCAGCCGGAACCGTCGGCGGCCGAATCGCCGACAACCAAAAGCCTTGCTCCAATAATGCCGAACTGATGGCTAGCGCTGTTTGGCTGTCACCGATCAATATGGGCTGGATAGCCGTGAAGCTATTCATCAATTCCAAACCTTGCTGACTAGCTCCGGCCCTGAAACGGTCAATCAGGCTGTGCAATTTATCGCGGCGCCAGCTTTCGGTTTGCAATAGGCGCAAACTGACCCGCGTCGCTTCAGCAAGCGCCGCCGGCATGGCGGTGGTAAAAACGTAGCTTCGGGCTTTCTGGATCAACAGTTCTATCAAGTCGTCGGAACCGGCCACAAAAGCGCCAAAGGTGCCGAAAGCCTTGCCCAAGGTACCCATCAGAATCGGCACATCGTGTTGGCTCAAGCCGAAATGTTCGACTACGCCAGCGCCAGATTTTCCAAGCACGCCAAAGCCATGCGCATCGTCTATCATCAATCCGGCCTGATGCTGTTTAGCCAAATCAGCCAACCTCGGCAAATCGGCCAAATCACCGTCCATGCTGAACACGCCATCGCTGACGATCAAGGTCTTAGCGCTACATTCGGCTAGTCTGGCTTGCAAATCCAGGCTATCGCCATGCCGGTAGCGCTTAAACTGGGCCCGTGACAACAAACCGCCATCGAGCAACGAGGCATGATTCAAGCGATCTTCCAGCACCGAATCGCGCCGTCCGATTAACGCCGAAATCACGCCCAGGTTAGCCATGTAACCGGTGGAAAACAGCAAGGCCCGTTCCCGTCCGGTAAACTCAGCCAATTCTTCTTCCAAGGCATGATGAGCATTGCTGTGACCGCAGATCAAATGCGCGGAACCACTACCGACGCCATACCGATCGGCGGCCTGTTGAAACGCCGCCACCACGCCGGGGTGGTTGGCCAAACCCAGATAATCATTGCTGCAAAAATTGACAACCCGCCGGCCGTCGACTTGCAACAACACAGCTTGCGCCCCCTCGACGACGCGGCGGCTCCGATATAGGTTTTGTTGCTTGAGCTGTTGCAGTTGGCCGGAAAAATCGTAAAAGCCGTTACTCATCAGGCGTAGCTGGAACCGCCCATCCGCACCCCCAAGCGATCGAACAATTGCCGATCGTGGTTGGTCATCGGATTGTCGGTGGTCAGTAGCTTGTCGCCGTAGAAAATCGAATTGGCGCCGGCCAGGAAGCACAAGGCCTGCATCTCGTCGCTCATATCCTTGCGGCCGGCCGACAGGCGCACCCGCGATTGCGGCATCAATATCCGGGCCACGGCAATGGTGCGGACAAATTGCAAAGGGTCCAACGACTCGACACCGTGCAACGGCGTACCCTCGACTTGTACCAACATATTAATAGGCACGCTTTCCGGATGCTTGGGCATATTGGCCAGTTGCAACAGCAACTTGGCCCTATCGGTTTCAGACTCGCCCATACCGACGATGCCGCCACAGCAGACATTGATGCCGGCCTCGCGCACTCGCTCCAGAGTATCCAATCGGTCTTGGTAAGTCCGAGTGGTGATGATTTCCGAATAATAATCCTCGGAGGTATCCAGATTATGGTTGTAATAATCCAGGCCACCGTCTTTCAGAGCCAGAGTCTGTGTGTCGGTCAACATCCCCAAAGTCACGCAGGTTTCCATGCCCAGCGCCTTGACGCCTTGCACCATTTCCACCACGCGTTCGATGTCCCTATCCTTCGGACTACGCCAGGCCGCGCCCATGCAAAAGCGGGACGCACCCTGCTGTTTGGCTTGCTGGGCGGCTTTTAAGACCGCATCCACCGGCATCAAGGCCTCTGGATTCAAATCCGAATCGTAACGGGCGCTCTGCGGGCAATAGCCGCAATCTTCCGAACAAGAACCGGTCTTGATGCTCAATAAACTGCTGACTTGTATTTCATTGGGATCGAAATAGACCCGATGCACGGTTTGAGCCTTGAACAGCAAATCGTTGAACGGCAACGCAAACAACGCTTCAATTTCGGCCAAGCGCCAATCATGGCGTAGCGATGCATCGACCTTAATCGATTCCGGGGTGACTGACATTCTGGTAATCTCCAAACAATCGCAGACAAAACGGCAAATTCTACCGCTTATCAACCTTTCAAAAAATATTAAGTGAACAACTGGCTGAATATTATACAGAACAAATTGCTACCGCCATGCTGTATCTTGTGTGGACAGGCGGGATTTGCCGGTCTGGACTTATGTAAAGCCTGTTTTGACGATTTGCCTAGAAACCTTGATTGTTGCTACCGTTGCGGCCAACCTTTTGACATGGCGATCAGCGCGCCGCAGTTGTGCGGCCGTTGCCTAAGGAAAAGCCCCAGCTTCGATGAAACCCACGCGCCTTTTTTGTATGACGACAGCCTGCGCTATCTGATAACCCAACTTAAATTTCATCGGCACTATAAACATGCCCGCCTGCTGGGCACGCTGCTGGCCCGTTATCTGGCCGAAACCGCCGAACTGCCCGAATGCATCATCCCGGTACCGCTGCATCGCAACCGTTACCGGCAGCGCGGTTTCAATCAAGCCATAGAAATCGCTCGCCATCTGTCCAGCCAATTATCGATCCCGCTACTTTTAAATGCTTGCATCCGCGACCGGGATACCGCCCATCAAACCGAGTTACCGGCCAAACAACGCCTAAAAAACATGCGGCGAGCATTTTCGGCGGCCAAGCCCTTAGCGTATCAACACGTTGCCATTGTCGACGATGTAATGACCACCGGTGCCACTATCGGCGCATTGGCGATCGAACTGAAAAGACAAGGCGTTAACCGGGTGGATGTTTGGGTTTGCGCCAGGGCTTGAAACAGCGCTTATCAACTCAACAGCTCACGCAAAAAAAAGCCCCCGATTTATACAATCGGAGGCCGCGGAGTGTAGGTACTACGAGGTAAACAACGAGGGTGTTACAGAAAAATCAATTACGAGCGCAACGCGTTATCCAAATTCAGGTTGCTGGAAAGCGAAGCCGCGCCGAATAACAAGGTGGAAATCATAAATTCACCCGACATGAAGCCGAACACGCCGATAGTAAAGAACAGGCCGGTCGCGATATCTCTATACAGGTTGTTTGATGTGTTCATTTCTGCGTCCAAGACTGAATTCAGTCGATTAGTTAGTGAAGACGACTTAACTATAAACCGTTTCAATTAATTTACAATACCAACATAAATGCATTAACTGTTTCATAATAAGAAATAAATAACTTTTCATCTCCCCGTCCTTGGCAAGCAGCGCTGCCAGCATTCGATTTCCATACACTTGAACAACGCTGCTGTTCAAGCGTAAGCTGCTGTAGTCAAACTAGCTTGCAAGGATACTGCAATGACATCGGCTTTAGATGATCGGCTGAGTCCGGTGTTGTTTATTCCGCATGGCGGCGGCCCTTTACCGCTGCTCGGCGACACCGGACATCGGAATCTGATCCGCTTTCTGCAAGGCATCACTTCCGACTTAGGCAAACCCTCGGCAATATGCGTGATCAGCGCCCATTGGGAAGAGCCTGTCGCCACCATTACCAGCGGCGAATCGCCTTGGTTGATTTACGACTATTACGGTTTTCCCGATCAGGCTTACGCTATTCAATATCCGGTGCAAGGCTTACCTAAACTTGCGACGAGAATTTTTGATCTACTGAAGTGCAACGGCATCGAAGCGCGCCTGGACGATCGCAGAGGCTTTGATCATGGCCTATTCGTGCCGTTAAAGATCATGTTCCGCAACGCCCAAATTCCTTGCGTGCAGTTATCACTGGTCCACGGCTTGGATCCCGAAACACATATCAAGATCGGCAAAGCGATTTCGGCGCTTCGCAAGGACAACATATTGTTCCTCGGCTCCGGATTTTCGTTTCATAACTTGAACGCATTTGTTACCCCCAACAATCATGCCTCCGATGCTAAAAATCAGTCATTTGAAAATTGGCTTATTGATAGCTGTACCAATCCGAAACTGTCGCCGCATGAACGAGAAACGCGACTGATCCGCTGGAAAGAGGCTCCTAATGCCGGCTATTGCCATCCCAGAGAGGAACATCTCTTGCCATTACATGTTTGCTTCGGACTGTCGAATGCCGCGCCCGCCCGACTAGTGTTTGATGGCGAAGTCCTGGAAAAAAAGACCAGCGCCTTTCTGTGGTAAGGTTTCGAAAACCGGTGAACTCGCGGAAATAAAATCGGTAGCCCCCATTTTTTCGCTCACGATTCACGACGCTTTGCCGCGGAATTTTTGGGCGGCAGCCGTGACCAACAACCCGAGCAAACCCAACCATAAAAGCCCCGGCATCAAGCCGATATGCCGCTGATAAAAAGTCGCTTGAGGCTGTGTTTGATAAGCGACACGATAAGCCCCCGCCCAACTGGTATCCATGGGCGATAGGGCCAAGACCTCGCCGTTCGCCAACGACACGGTCGAAATTCCGGTATTGGTGACCCGCAGCACCGGTCGTCTGAATTCTATGCCTCTCGCCAAAGTCATATATAGATGTTGATAAGGCTCCTGCCAGTTGCCGTACCACGAATCATTGGTCACATTGACGATGAATTGCGCGCCCAGATCGGCCAGCCCCTTGGAAAACTCGGGGAACAAACTCTCGTAACAAACTTGCGGCCCCATGGCGTAACCATTGAATTTCAACAACATGGTCGGACCTGGGCCTCGCCCGAAATGGCTCACCATCGGCAACATGGCTCTAAGCCAAGGAAAGGTTTCTTCACCCGGAATATATTCGCCCAAGGCCAGCAGAATGGTCTTGCTGTAATGCGGTTCGGTGACGATTCCCTGTTTGTCGATCGCAAACAGGGAGTTTGTAATCAATCCCGAGTCCTGATCCTTGGCATACGAACCCGTAATCAAGGCGACTTGATGTGTCCGCAAAAAATCTTGCAAGGATTGGGCGAGAACTGATTGGTTGTATGCTCCCCCCAGCATTGCGGGAAAAGCCGTTTCCGACCACATGACAAAATCGACTGTCGGATTTTTGACCAGGCCTTCGGCGGTGATCTGAAGATATTTTCTTAAAATTTCAAATTGAAAACCTTTACCGTGCTCCATGGCCTGCTTTTCCATGTTGCCGATATTCGCCTGTACCAGCAAGGCGGAAAAGGAGGCGTCCGGCTCCGGCAAACGGCTTTTTAGCCAAACACCGCCAGCATTAAGTCCTAAAAAAACCATCAAAATCGCTACGAAACCTAGTTTACCGATAGTTCGAGCGCGCGCTTGCCACGCCGCCAAAACCAGCAGATTGGCCAGTATGGTCAACATGCTCAAGCCGGTAAAACCGATGATTTCGGCCCATTGGTAAATCGGCAGGCCGGCGCCATACCAGCTATAACCGAAATTCCATTTGAACAACATCGGCACGTAGAGTTCGGTTAGCGCCGTGAATACGGCCATCAGTGCAAACGCAGCCCAACCATTTAAAGCACAAAGCTTGCGGCTCCAGAACCAGAGCATTCCAGCGACAGGCACGAACAAATGCCCAAACAAGGCAAACAACATCATACCGATGCCGGACACGAACCAATTCACCTTGGCGAATTCATGCAAGGTGAAAGTCACCCAGTTGAATCCGATCAAGGTATAGATAAAGCTGGTCAGCACCCCG comes from the Methylomonas sp. LL1 genome and includes:
- the ctaD gene encoding cytochrome c oxidase subunit I, with the translated sequence MTAVVAEHDDHHDHHDHGPEKGVLRWIITTNHKDIGTMYLVFALAMFFVGGAMALIIRSELFEPGLQFVDPNFFNSMTTMHALVMVFGAVMPAFVGLANWMIPMMIGAPDMALPRMNNMSFWMLVAGVLLIASTLFMEGGAPASGWTLYPPLVLQTGKALPFAIFAVHLLGISSIMGAINIIATIFNMRAPAMTLMKMPLFVWTWLITAFLLIAIMPVFAGAVTMLLTDRFFGTSFFDAAGGGDPVLYQHIFWFFGHPEVYVMILPTFGVASTIIPVFARKPLFGYASMVYATGAIAFLSFIVWAHHMFTVGLPIAGELYFMYATMLIAIPTGVKVFNWTATMWKGSMTFETPMLFSIAFVVLFTMGGFTGLMMSVAPVDFQYHDTYFIVAHFHYTLVPASVFILMAAGYYWLPKWTGNMYNEKIGRLHFWLSAVSVNILFFPQHFLGLAGMPRRIPDYAIQFADWNMVSSIGAFIYGFSQLLFVYIVIDTIRGGTGEKVTDEVWEDASKHSLEWTVPSPAPYHTFATPPASIPTEHF
- the coxB gene encoding cytochrome c oxidase subunit II, whose translation is MLILWICVFIGIGVFGTMFYSIYHHRKSKGHKAEQFHENTTVEIIWTIIPTLILVAMAIPATKAVIDLDKVQESEMSIKVTGKQWYWDYEYLDNGVHFESHLDEASEKVHRVSSMDPRSVPNYLLNVDKPLVVPVKKKIRFLFTSGDVIHSWWVPDLGWKKDANPGFVNEAWTYVDKPGTYRGQCTELCGRDHGFMPVVVIAMEQDQYDAWVKATLEKQNQPADLADQTYNSLMAKGESVYLKNCVACHQIDGNGISGWFPALRNSAKVTGNMDQLIGFIQAGTSKMPAFRKLPDNELAELITYIRNAPELGNKVGDEIQPNKITPKWDDDE
- a CDS encoding bacteriohemerythrin; amino-acid sequence: MALITWTAAQYGTNVGFADQEHQTLFGLLNKLYDDATGGAPRTTIGASLDALIAYVVDHFAHEEKEMVAKGFGGYDRHKAEHEALIGICADLQKKFHAGQAEVTDEVGQMVKSWLDSHIPTFDMAYSEALK
- the bioD gene encoding dethiobiotin synthase; protein product: MSEGFFITGTDTDVGKTWASLALMRALQKQGRTVTGMKPVAAGCEWQQDGWKNQDALLLQRHASLAMDYRTVNPYAFELPVSPHIACGDVEVEIEVILQAYRSLHAVSDSVLVEGAGGWLSPLSRQLDNAGLAMALRLPVVLVVGMRLGCINHARLTYQAIVASGLVCAGWVAVGIDRYLLELQANVVFLQGHIRAPLLGILPYLEQPDFDFLATRVSL
- the bioC gene encoding malonyl-ACP O-methyltransferase BioC, translating into MSSELNLDKAKVRRSFAAAADSYDGLADLQRRVGLELLRRFPLERRQGALVDLGCGTGFLTHQVASIIGGRQLIAVDIALPMLLASRRKYPDMPASYLCADAENLPFVKHGIAGIYSNLALQWARDLPAAFAGFKRVLQADSQLVFAIFGPETLRELKAAWAMVDDFVHVNTFHAADDLEHFLRAAGFSDIRLERRLYQPAYPSVRALMRELKGIGAHNVNRGRNPKLTTRAQLQKMVSQYQEQMTGRDIIASYEIIFVRARS
- the bioH gene encoding pimeloyl-ACP methyl ester esterase BioH, which encodes MTQIHTETYGQGPVLVMIHGWAMHSGVWREFARRLAGHCQVICVDLPGHGRSEAIAPYTLRQVSDALLKAIPVPKFTLLGWSLGATVAMDMADRYPERVKRLIVLAGNPHFVDKQDWPGVKADVLDGFAELLKGDVQQTLVRFLALQVNGLSHGKQLLQTLKLAMQECPPPRSEVLLAGLRILKTSDMREFMLSNRLPVSMIVGDKDMLIPPASGLLLRRLNPGIDLHLLESAGHAPFLSHAEQLISVIGPMV
- the bioF gene encoding 8-amino-7-oxononanoate synthase; the protein is MSNGFYDFSGQLQQLKQQNLYRSRRVVEGAQAVLLQVDGRRVVNFCSNDYLGLANHPGVVAAFQQAADRYGVGSGSAHLICGHSNAHHALEEELAEFTGRERALLFSTGYMANLGVISALIGRRDSVLEDRLNHASLLDGGLLSRAQFKRYRHGDSLDLQARLAECSAKTLIVSDGVFSMDGDLADLPRLADLAKQHQAGLMIDDAHGFGVLGKSGAGVVEHFGLSQHDVPILMGTLGKAFGTFGAFVAGSDDLIELLIQKARSYVFTTAMPAALAEATRVSLRLLQTESWRRDKLHSLIDRFRAGASQQGLELMNSFTAIQPILIGDSQTALAISSALLEQGFWLSAIRPPTVPAGTARLRVTLSAEHEIEQVDALLDALGKVMA
- the bioB gene encoding biotin synthase BioB — translated: MSVTPESIKVDASLRHDWRLAEIEALFALPFNDLLFKAQTVHRVYFDPNEIQVSSLLSIKTGSCSEDCGYCPQSARYDSDLNPEALMPVDAVLKAAQQAKQQGASRFCMGAAWRSPKDRDIERVVEMVQGVKALGMETCVTLGMLTDTQTLALKDGGLDYYNHNLDTSEDYYSEIITTRTYQDRLDTLERVREAGINVCCGGIVGMGESETDRAKLLLQLANMPKHPESVPINMLVQVEGTPLHGVESLDPLQFVRTIAVARILMPQSRVRLSAGRKDMSDEMQALCFLAGANSIFYGDKLLTTDNPMTNHDRQLFDRLGVRMGGSSYA
- a CDS encoding ComF family protein; the encoded protein is MNNWLNIIQNKLLPPCCILCGQAGFAGLDLCKACFDDLPRNLDCCYRCGQPFDMAISAPQLCGRCLRKSPSFDETHAPFLYDDSLRYLITQLKFHRHYKHARLLGTLLARYLAETAELPECIIPVPLHRNRYRQRGFNQAIEIARHLSSQLSIPLLLNACIRDRDTAHQTELPAKQRLKNMRRAFSAAKPLAYQHVAIVDDVMTTGATIGALAIELKRQGVNRVDVWVCARA
- a CDS encoding DODA-type extradiol aromatic ring-opening family dioxygenase, producing MTSALDDRLSPVLFIPHGGGPLPLLGDTGHRNLIRFLQGITSDLGKPSAICVISAHWEEPVATITSGESPWLIYDYYGFPDQAYAIQYPVQGLPKLATRIFDLLKCNGIEARLDDRRGFDHGLFVPLKIMFRNAQIPCVQLSLVHGLDPETHIKIGKAISALRKDNILFLGSGFSFHNLNAFVTPNNHASDAKNQSFENWLIDSCTNPKLSPHERETRLIRWKEAPNAGYCHPREEHLLPLHVCFGLSNAAPARLVFDGEVLEKKTSAFLW
- the lnt gene encoding apolipoprotein N-acyltransferase; amino-acid sequence: MHKLWPARNSQWWLPVLSGIFIGTSYIPFPPWASLFCFVPLWLFWRQQQKLSAVLLSGVLTSFIYTLIGFNWVTFTLHEFAKVNWFVSGIGMMLFALFGHLFVPVAGMLWFWSRKLCALNGWAAFALMAVFTALTELYVPMLFKWNFGYSWYGAGLPIYQWAEIIGFTGLSMLTILANLLVLAAWQARARTIGKLGFVAILMVFLGLNAGGVWLKSRLPEPDASFSALLVQANIGNMEKQAMEHGKGFQFEILRKYLQITAEGLVKNPTVDFVMWSETAFPAMLGGAYNQSVLAQSLQDFLRTHQVALITGSYAKDQDSGLITNSLFAIDKQGIVTEPHYSKTILLALGEYIPGEETFPWLRAMLPMVSHFGRGPGPTMLLKFNGYAMGPQVCYESLFPEFSKGLADLGAQFIVNVTNDSWYGNWQEPYQHLYMTLARGIEFRRPVLRVTNTGISTVSLANGEVLALSPMDTSWAGAYRVAYQTQPQATFYQRHIGLMPGLLWLGLLGLLVTAAAQKFRGKAS